A single genomic interval of Gossypium raimondii isolate GPD5lz chromosome 11, ASM2569854v1, whole genome shotgun sequence harbors:
- the LOC128034776 gene encoding uncharacterized protein LOC128034776, whose product MEKKTNKSFQQYARRWREVAAQVQPPLLENEITMLFINTLKAPFLNHMLGSATKSFSDIVMSGEMIENAIRCGKIEAGESTKRSAPRKKEHEINNTNTFNRDHSKSITVGQARAVTANQQSFSKQESNPRPNVEKLQFTPIPVTYRELYQNLFNAHVVSLFYLKHMQPLYPKWYDAKVQCEYHAGTKGHSIENCTAFKKLVERLINLGIVKIGDSSGPNVSENPLPNHDNKGVNVIIENGGRRVKANVAEIKTPLEWVWKQMVKRGLIKQNSIERPEGARKFCEFHAEEGHDIQKCFEFRTMVQNLMDNKELEFYEEIKGLEEGEVYAAEKGSAGKAQKANHPVDNKKVPWNYDCNVTIPREESLVNASGEDEGFYTRSGKCYDPANARVESGKGKALAVDEYSVVDQLHKQPARISVLELLLSSEVHRNALIKVLNETYVTSDISVNKLDRLVNNISADNFIFFNDDEIPPGGRGATKALHISARCGGYMLAGVLIDNGSALNVLPLSTLNRLPVDSSHMKSCQNIVRAFDGTKRKVMGIIEIPLLINPNTYEVDFLVMDIKPSYNCLLGRPWIHSEGAVPSSLHQKLKLVTEGRLVTIDAEEDIIALVTNDAPYLGTDDEAVECSF is encoded by the exons atggaaaagaagacTAATAAGAGCTTCCAACAATATGCTCGGAGATGGAGGGAAGTAGCAGCGCAAGTTCAACCACCACTTTTAGAGAATGAGATAACCATGCTTTTTATCAATACCCTGAAAGCTCCATTTCTCAATCACATGTTGGGCAGTGCCACTAAAAGCTTTTCAGATATAGTGATGTCTGGAGAAATGATAGAGAACGCCATAAGATGTGGCAAGATAGAGGCAGGAGAAAGTACTAAAAGGTCAGCACCAAGGAAGAAGGAGCACGAGATAAACAATACAAACACGTTTAACAGGGACCATTCTAAATCAATCACAGTGGGGCAAGCCAGAGCAGTAACCGCTAATCAGCAAAGTTTTTCGAAACAGGAATCCAATCCAAGGCCAAATGTAGAGAAACTTCAATTCACACCCATCCCAGTGACGTATAGAGAATTGTACCAGAActtatttaatgcacatgtggtATCTCTATTTTACCTAAAACATATGCAACCTCTGTACCCTAAGTGGTATGACGCAAAAGTCCAATGCGAGTATCACGCGGGGACCAAGGGGCACTCAATTGAAAACTGCACTGCATTCAAGAAGTTAGTTGAAAGACTTATCAACTTGGGGATCGTAAAGATAGGTGACTCATCAGGACCAAACGTATCAGAGAATCCATTGCCCAATCATGATAATAAAGGGGTGAACGTGATAATTGAGAATGGAGGAAGGAGAGTCAAAGCCAACGTAGCAGAAATAAAGACCCCCCTTGAATGGGTTTGGAAACAAATGGTGAAAAGAGGTCTCATCAAGCAAAATTCAATAGAAAGGCCTGAAGGAGCTAGGAAGTTTTGTGAGTTCCACGCAGAAGAAGGCCACGACATCCAAAAATGTTTTGAGTTCAGAACCATGGTGCAAAACCTAATGGATAACAAAGAGTTGGAGTTTTATGAAGAGATTAAGGGACTAGAAGAGGGAGAAGTTTATGCTGCTGAAAAAGGATCTGCGGGGAAAGCCCAAAAGGCTAATCACCCAGTG GATAACAAAAAGGTTCCTTGGAATTACGACTGCAATGTGACAATCCCAAGAGAAGAGAGCTTGGTAAACGCTTCAGGAGAGGATGAAGGATTCTATACACGAAGTGGAAAATGCTATGATCCGGCAAACGCAAGAGTGGAATCTGGAAAAGGAAAAGCCTTAGCAGTTGA CGAGTACAGCGTGGTAGACCAATTACATAAGCAACCGGCTCGTATCTCAGTGCTTGAATTGCTTCTAAGTTCAGAGGTACATCGTAATGCATTGATTAAGgtgctaaatgaaacttatgtcaCTAGCGATATCTCAGTGAATAAGTTAGACCGTTTGGTTAACAATATCAGTGCcgacaatttcattttctttaatgatgatgaaataccgccGGGGGGAAGAGGAGCCACCAAAGCATTACATATTAGTGCTCGCTGCGGGGGGTATATGTTAGCGGGAGTGCTAATTGATAATGGATCAGCCTTGAATGTTTTACCCCTATCCACCTTAAATAGGTTACCGGTGGATAGTTCCCACATGAAATCATGCCAgaatatagtgagagcatttgatggtacCAAAAGGAAGGTGATGGGAATAATAGAAATACCCCTCTTGATTAACCCGAATACATACGAAGTGGATTTCTTAGTAATGGATATAAAGCCTTCGTATAATTGCTTGCTGGGGAGACCGTGGATTCATTCAGAAGGGGCGGTGCCTTCATCATTGCACCAGAAGTTAAAATTGGTAACGGAAGGCCGGTTAGTTACGATTGACGCTGAGGAAGACATCATTGCATTGGTAACCAATGACGCACCATATTTGGGAACAGATGATGAGGCGGTCGAATGTTCATTTTGA